In Monodelphis domestica isolate mMonDom1 chromosome 3, mMonDom1.pri, whole genome shotgun sequence, the following proteins share a genomic window:
- the TRAFD1 gene encoding TRAF-type zinc finger domain-containing protein 1 isoform X1, with protein sequence MAEVIEQETQLCDNCKREIPTPNFTIHEIHCRRNIGMCHICKEPVPKSEMKTHMESEHSQVTCKCNMKMERRQLTNHEALECPLRLAVCQHCELELAFLKLKDHEDYCGARTELCGKCGRNVMVKDLQAHPEVCGREGEEKRESRSRPSHGYESEEEEEEEEEEDGAWFIAQTVQNLLGPENPTRPLRRLSRSLENPFYSHLIVDQMARNPNRGAGSAMQLDQNRGEEQERQKGNKSKRSPTVSGEEDAHLDYMLALSLQSESSVPSGATTHLEDFWRAVCAEDLGPTGSLGQAQDANLPYAEPFLATEGPNELKNNETMLPCEFCEELYPEEDLILHQTGCNPASALASFGKRSSPPSLSQDRGDRENHEDQFQRFLDLPASRAISSRFRSPLDLSAAPSGESSIIIPCEFCGVQLEEDVLFHHQDQCDLRPGTGVPVQWLLPAYESLPKQGSSQPETSPELPRRRVRHQGDLSSCYMDDIRQEAASKPAYPLPPSRPVSSLGLARNRLPKAATDSRPAVLPSPPRALKANNLESLDLIRGQSRSGHSPAAGPISVVRPTRSFYPESYVPSFPRVPPVRHGLSVRNEGGRNPRMTSTAANFRNRTSKTKSPKPAAGDAEEEEE encoded by the exons CAAAAGAGAAATCCCCACGCCTAACTTTACCATCCATGAAATTCACTGTCGACGAAACATTGGGATGTGCCACATCTGTAAGGAGCCAGTTCCCAAATCTGAGATGAAGACCCACATGGAGTCAGAGCATAGCCAG GTGACCTGTAAGTGTAACATGAAGATGGAAAGACGGCAGTTAACAAATCACGAG GCCCTGGAATGCCCCTTGAGGCTTGCTGTCTGCCAGCACTGTGAGTTGGAACTCGCATTCCTCAAACTGAAGGACCATGAAGATTACTGTGGAGCCCGCACTGAGCTATGTGGCAAGTGTGGCAGAAATGTCATGGTGAAAGACCTCCAGGCTCACCCTGAAGTGtgtgggagggaaggggaggaaaagagagagtcaAGATCAAGGCCTTCCCATGGTTACGAgagtgaggaagaggaggaagaggaagaggaggaagatggaGCATGGTTCATAGCACAGACCGTGCAGAACCTACTGGGGCCTGAAAACCCCACAAGACCTCTGCGGAGGCTCTCGAGGTCCCTGGAAAATCCCTTTTATAGCCATCTAATAGTAGATCAGATGGCAAGAAATCCAAACCGAGGAGCTGGATCGGCTATGCAGCTAGACCAGAATCGAG GGGAGGAACAGGAGAGGCAAAAAGGGAATAAAAGCAAGCGGTCCCCTACAGTGTCTGGTGAAGAAGACGCCCATTTAGACTACATGCTGGCTCTGAGTCTGCAGAGTGAGAGCAGTGTCCCCAGCGGTGCCACCACCCACCTTGAGGACTTCTGGAGAGCTGTGTGTGCTGAAGACCTCGGTCCCACTGGGAGTTTGGGCCAGGCCCAGGATGCCAACCTGCCCTATGCTGAGCCTTTCCTAGCCACTGAAGGGCCAAACGAGTTGAAGA ATAATGAGACCATGCTGCCTTGTGAGTTCTGTGAGGAACTCTATCCGGAGGAAGACCTGATTCTGCATCAG ACGGGCTGTAACCCTGCCAGTGCCCTGGCTTCATTCGGTAAGAGAAGCTCTCCTCCAAGCCTGTCCCAGGATCGAGGGGACCGGGAGAACCACGAGGATCAGTTTCAAAGATTCCTGGACCTGCCAGCCTCTCGGGCCATCAGCAGCAGGTTCCGATCCCCATTGGATCTGTCTGCCGCGCCCTCCGGGGAGAGCAGCATCATCATCCCCTGTGAATTCTGTGGTGTTCAGTTAGAAGAGGACGTCCTTTTCCACCATCAG GACCAGTGTGACCTGCGCCCAGGCACCGGAGTGCCAGTACAGTGGCTGCTTCCTGCCTATGAGTCCCTTCCTAAACAAGGCAGTTCACAGCCAGAGACGTCACCGGAGCTGCCCCGGCGGAGGGTCAGGCACCAAG GAGATTTATCCTCGTGCTACATGGACGACATACGGCAGGAAGCGGCCAGCAAGCCCGCCTACCCCCTGCCCCCCAGCAGGCCCGTGAGCAGCCTAGGGCTTGCCCGAAACAGACTGCCGAAAGCCGCGACGGACTCTCGGCCCGCGGTACTGCCAAGCCCTCCCCGGGCACTGAAGGCCAACAACTTGGAGAGCCTGGATTTGATAAGAGGGCAGAGCCGCAGCGGCCACAGCCCAGCCGCAGGGCCCATCTCTGTCGTTCGGCCTACTCGAAGCTTCTACCCTGAGAGTTACGTGCCCAGCTTCCCCCGGGTGCCGCCGGTGAGGCACGGGCTGAG CGTGAGGAACGAAGGGGGAAGGAACCCGCGCATGACCTCCACTGCTGCCAACTTCCGGAACAGGACCTCAAAG ACAAAATCTCCTAAACCCGCGGCCGGGGATGCCGAGGAAGAGGAGGAATAG
- the TRAFD1 gene encoding TRAF-type zinc finger domain-containing protein 1 isoform X2 translates to MAEVIEQETQLCDNCKREIPTPNFTIHEIHCRRNIGMCHICKEPVPKSEMKTHMESEHSQVTCKCNMKMERRQLTNHEALECPLRLAVCQHCELELAFLKLKDHEDYCGARTELCGKCGRNVMVKDLQAHPEVCGREGEEKRESRSRPSHGYESEEEEEEEEEEDGAWFIAQTVQNLLGPENPTRPLRRLSRSLENPFYSHLIVDQMARNPNRGAGSAMQLDQNRVSGEEDAHLDYMLALSLQSESSVPSGATTHLEDFWRAVCAEDLGPTGSLGQAQDANLPYAEPFLATEGPNELKNNETMLPCEFCEELYPEEDLILHQTGCNPASALASFGKRSSPPSLSQDRGDRENHEDQFQRFLDLPASRAISSRFRSPLDLSAAPSGESSIIIPCEFCGVQLEEDVLFHHQDQCDLRPGTGVPVQWLLPAYESLPKQGSSQPETSPELPRRRVRHQGDLSSCYMDDIRQEAASKPAYPLPPSRPVSSLGLARNRLPKAATDSRPAVLPSPPRALKANNLESLDLIRGQSRSGHSPAAGPISVVRPTRSFYPESYVPSFPRVPPVRHGLSVRNEGGRNPRMTSTAANFRNRTSKTKSPKPAAGDAEEEEE, encoded by the exons CAAAAGAGAAATCCCCACGCCTAACTTTACCATCCATGAAATTCACTGTCGACGAAACATTGGGATGTGCCACATCTGTAAGGAGCCAGTTCCCAAATCTGAGATGAAGACCCACATGGAGTCAGAGCATAGCCAG GTGACCTGTAAGTGTAACATGAAGATGGAAAGACGGCAGTTAACAAATCACGAG GCCCTGGAATGCCCCTTGAGGCTTGCTGTCTGCCAGCACTGTGAGTTGGAACTCGCATTCCTCAAACTGAAGGACCATGAAGATTACTGTGGAGCCCGCACTGAGCTATGTGGCAAGTGTGGCAGAAATGTCATGGTGAAAGACCTCCAGGCTCACCCTGAAGTGtgtgggagggaaggggaggaaaagagagagtcaAGATCAAGGCCTTCCCATGGTTACGAgagtgaggaagaggaggaagaggaagaggaggaagatggaGCATGGTTCATAGCACAGACCGTGCAGAACCTACTGGGGCCTGAAAACCCCACAAGACCTCTGCGGAGGCTCTCGAGGTCCCTGGAAAATCCCTTTTATAGCCATCTAATAGTAGATCAGATGGCAAGAAATCCAAACCGAGGAGCTGGATCGGCTATGCAGCTAGACCAGAATCGAG TGTCTGGTGAAGAAGACGCCCATTTAGACTACATGCTGGCTCTGAGTCTGCAGAGTGAGAGCAGTGTCCCCAGCGGTGCCACCACCCACCTTGAGGACTTCTGGAGAGCTGTGTGTGCTGAAGACCTCGGTCCCACTGGGAGTTTGGGCCAGGCCCAGGATGCCAACCTGCCCTATGCTGAGCCTTTCCTAGCCACTGAAGGGCCAAACGAGTTGAAGA ATAATGAGACCATGCTGCCTTGTGAGTTCTGTGAGGAACTCTATCCGGAGGAAGACCTGATTCTGCATCAG ACGGGCTGTAACCCTGCCAGTGCCCTGGCTTCATTCGGTAAGAGAAGCTCTCCTCCAAGCCTGTCCCAGGATCGAGGGGACCGGGAGAACCACGAGGATCAGTTTCAAAGATTCCTGGACCTGCCAGCCTCTCGGGCCATCAGCAGCAGGTTCCGATCCCCATTGGATCTGTCTGCCGCGCCCTCCGGGGAGAGCAGCATCATCATCCCCTGTGAATTCTGTGGTGTTCAGTTAGAAGAGGACGTCCTTTTCCACCATCAG GACCAGTGTGACCTGCGCCCAGGCACCGGAGTGCCAGTACAGTGGCTGCTTCCTGCCTATGAGTCCCTTCCTAAACAAGGCAGTTCACAGCCAGAGACGTCACCGGAGCTGCCCCGGCGGAGGGTCAGGCACCAAG GAGATTTATCCTCGTGCTACATGGACGACATACGGCAGGAAGCGGCCAGCAAGCCCGCCTACCCCCTGCCCCCCAGCAGGCCCGTGAGCAGCCTAGGGCTTGCCCGAAACAGACTGCCGAAAGCCGCGACGGACTCTCGGCCCGCGGTACTGCCAAGCCCTCCCCGGGCACTGAAGGCCAACAACTTGGAGAGCCTGGATTTGATAAGAGGGCAGAGCCGCAGCGGCCACAGCCCAGCCGCAGGGCCCATCTCTGTCGTTCGGCCTACTCGAAGCTTCTACCCTGAGAGTTACGTGCCCAGCTTCCCCCGGGTGCCGCCGGTGAGGCACGGGCTGAG CGTGAGGAACGAAGGGGGAAGGAACCCGCGCATGACCTCCACTGCTGCCAACTTCCGGAACAGGACCTCAAAG ACAAAATCTCCTAAACCCGCGGCCGGGGATGCCGAGGAAGAGGAGGAATAG